The segment CCAGGTATATATCCGGCCGCCTTATAGGTTGTGCCTGATTTTGCGCACCCGTTTGCATTCAAAATAATCTTCCTTGTTCAATAACTTGCTTTCTGTTTACTGAAAATGCATGTAAGCAGTTTTCTCATAAACACTAGTTATAGTTTACAAACGAACCGGCTTTTCAGTCGGTTTTTTTTATATGTGTTGCATAAAGGCTTATTCAATTTTGCGCACCCGTTTGCATGCTTAAACTGAATATTTATGTATTATTTTCATTGTTCCAAGGAAGGTTACAAACTTTCGGATACTCCGGTTTCCTGCACAGACCGGCGCTAACGGTGTTTGACAACTGCTTGTTATAACAAAGTCATCTCTAATTTTTCAATCTCTTGTATGAATAGAAAAGATTTTATAAAAAATACCGGACTTACGGCTGCTTCACTGGCGGTATTGCCCACCGGCAGTTTGTTTGCTTCAAATGCAGAAGCAAAAGTGAAAATGGTAATGATCGGCGTGGGTTTGCGTGGACAGAATCATCTTGATCTTGTGTTGCGTCGGAATGATGTAGAGCTGGTTGCTATCTGTGATATTGATGACCGTATGCTCAGCCGCTCAAAGGAAATGATCACCAAGAGCGGAAAGAAAATGCCACAGATCTTTACCGGCGACCCTTATGCATGGAAAAAGATGCTTGAACTGAAAGGTATTGACGGCATTATTATAGCTACTCCCTGGGAGTGGCATAAAGAAATGATCATCGGCTCTTTGCAGGCGGGTATTAAATATGTGGGCAGTGAAGTAATGATCGGTATTACGTTGCAGGATCATTGGGATGTGGTGAAAGCTGCCGAGCAATATAATGCTCATGTAATGATGCTTGAGAACGTTTGCTACCGCAGAGATGTAATGGCAGCTTTGAACATGGTGCGCCAGGGATTATTTGGCGAACTTATACACCTGCAAGGTGGCTACCAACACGATCTGCGTGAAGTGAAATTCAACAATGGTGTTGATGCATACGGAAAAGGTTGTGAGTTTGGTGATAAGGGCTGGAGCGAAGCAAGATGGAGAACACACCACTCAGTACATCGCAATGGTGATCTATATCCAACACATGGTATCGGACCTGTTGCACACTATATCAATATCAACCGTGGTAACAGGTTTGTAAACATCTCTTCCTTCTCATCAAAGGCGAGAGGCTTGCATGATCATATCGTGAAAAAATGCGGACCTGAACATCCTAATGCAAAAATCAATTTCAAATTAGGTGATGTAGTTACTACTTCTATAGGTTGTGCAAATGGTGAAACCATCTTGCTACAACATGATACGAACTTACCACGACCTTATTCATTAG is part of the Lacibacter sediminis genome and harbors:
- a CDS encoding Gfo/Idh/MocA family protein, translating into MNRKDFIKNTGLTAASLAVLPTGSLFASNAEAKVKMVMIGVGLRGQNHLDLVLRRNDVELVAICDIDDRMLSRSKEMITKSGKKMPQIFTGDPYAWKKMLELKGIDGIIIATPWEWHKEMIIGSLQAGIKYVGSEVMIGITLQDHWDVVKAAEQYNAHVMMLENVCYRRDVMAALNMVRQGLFGELIHLQGGYQHDLREVKFNNGVDAYGKGCEFGDKGWSEARWRTHHSVHRNGDLYPTHGIGPVAHYININRGNRFVNISSFSSKARGLHDHIVKKCGPEHPNAKINFKLGDVVTTSIGCANGETILLQHDTNLPRPYSLGFRVQGTNGIWMDVNKGVHIEGKSKPHQWDASKDWFDKYDHPLWARWSKETEGAGHGGMDFFVIHSFVESIKRKTATPMDVYDAAAWSAITPLSELSIEKGNETIEFPDFTGGKWMYRKPVFALNDDY